The genome window TAGCTCTATAAAGCGAGAATAATAGTCAGTAACAACCAAATACTGCTTCCCTTGCGACGTACACAAGTCAGCACCCACCCTTTGCCACGGCCGGAGAGGCAAAGGTGTACATTTCATTGGTTCTCGGTGCTGTGTTGGCTTATTGACTTGACAGAACTTACAAGTCACAATCTTGCTCTGAATATCCCTGGCTATCTTGGGCCACCATACTGTTGATTGGGCTTTAGCACGAGTTTTAGTCAGTCCCAAATGACCATCATGCAGACTATTGAGAATTTCCTCACGAATATTCTCTGGTATAACAATCCTATCTCTGTAGAGTAATAGACCACGTGACTCCGATAGTTCATTACGCGCCGCAAAGTAATCACGAATTTCACTACGTACATCATTGATGTGTGTGTTGGCCATCCATATCGAGTATGGTTGATTACTTCCTGTAGAGTTCCATCGTTGAAAGTTGCCTTGGTGATCTGTTGTATTCGTTTGTCAGCAATTGGACGTGTCGTATCAACTGAATCTACATAAATCTTTATCTCGTCCTGAAAATCATCATGAACCTCGTCGATTGGGCATCTTGACAGGGTGTCTGGGACGACTAGATGCTTACCCGGCACGTGTTCTGCCTTCAGATTATACCCTCTAAGGCGCATCAGCATACGTTGGCACCTAATAGGTACCTTGTCCAAGTCCTGGGTGTTTATTAATGGCACCAGTGGCTTGTGATCTGTCAGGAGACGAAATGAGTCCAGGCCTATTAAGTATCGCGAAAACTTTTCGCATGCCCACAATGCAGCAAGGCATTCTTTTTCAATCTGTGCGTATTTGATTTCTGTTTCACTTAACTTCCTAGAACAAAAAGCAATCGGTTTGAGGTTGTCGCCTTCTTGCTGATACAACGCTCCTCCTAAGCCGTAGCTACTGGCATCAGCACTTACCACAATGGGACAATTCTGGTTATAGAATGTTAGTACCGGTGTACGAGTCAGTAAAGATTTCACACGCTCGAAAGCCTCCTGTTGTGGTGATTCCCACGTCCATGCCTTATCAGACTTGAGAAGATCTGTCATAGGGCTGATGACTGATGCGAGATCTGGCACAAACCTACCCAGGTAATTAATCATGCCAACTACTCGGCGCAACTCTGCTACGTTACAGGGTGCAGGCATTTCACTTATAGCACGGACTCTATCCTCTGTAGGACTGATACCTTCAGCACTAATTCTGTGGCCAAAGTATTCCACCTCTCCTTTCCGAAACTCACATTTGTCACGGTTCAGTTTCAACCCAGACTCATGGATTCTCCGAATAACTGCCTCGAGGCGCTTATCGTGTTCCTCGCGATTGGTTCCGTAGATCAACACGTCATCAATAATGGCTTCGGTGCCTTCTAGTCCGGTTATCAACTCAGTCATTTTGCGTTGGAAGATCTCGGGCGCACTCGTGATACCAAAGGGTACACGCTTGAAGCAGTAACGACCCATCGGAGTAATGAATGTTGTCAACTTACAACTATCTGGGTGTAGTGGAATTTGGTAAAATCCACTTGAAGCGTCCAACTTGGAAAATACTTTTGCTCCGGCTAACTTTGGTGCAACGTCATCAAGGTTAGGTAACATGTAGTGTTCACGCTTAACAGCCTCGTTAAGTCTTTTCAAATCAACACAGATGCGCACGTTTCCATTCTTCTTCAGTACTGGCACCATGGGTGCACACCAGTCTGTGGGTTGATGAATTTTCTCAATAATACCTTCATTTTCAAGACGGTCTAATTCCGTAGCTACCTTCGACATCAAAGGAAACGCGACACGTCGCGAAGTAGTAAGACAATACGGAGTAGCATTATCGCGAAGCGTGATCTTCACTGGTTCACACTTCAACAGACCAAAACTCCCAAATACACTTGTTTCCACACTGTCCACTTTCTGTATCAATCCTAGAGTATGTGCTGCACTACGACCTAACAAATTGCTCTTTCCCTCTATGACATGAACCGGAAATGCATATTGTTTGCCTTTGTGTGTGGTTTCTCCTACGAAATGTCCTAAGCAGGTAAGTTTACTATCAGTACCTGGTCCATAGAGTGTAGATTTAGGTGGTTCTAACTTAGGAGGGTTTTTCAATGAACAGTATACTTCATCACTCATGACTGAAGTGTCTGCTCCAGAATCAATCTTGAAATTGACTATCTTGCCACAAAGCTTCAGATTTATCCTCCATGCAGCTTCATTATCATTACAGGTGACTGATCCAAGGAATAATGAGCTATCGGAAGTAGCATCATAGACTTCCTGTACTGAACTGCTACGAGTACTGGTACAGCAGACTGCAAAATGGTTGTATCCATGGCAACGGTGACATTGTTTACCTTTCGCGTAACAGCGGTCTCTCTGGTGTCGTTGATTACATTTATTGCAATTATACGAATTGTCATTTCTACCTGGCTTCGAGTGTTTATAATTACTGTCACCACGATTGCCCCTGCCGCGACCTCTACCGCGACCTTGACCTTTACCGCGACCTTGACTTTGACCGGCATTATTCTGGCTGTGACGAACACTCTCGACATGTTTTACAGATGCACTCTGATCTTTCATTTGCTGTTTGACTTGTTCTGACTGCCTAGCTCTCTCAATAGCTTGTTCAAGCGTTAAATCTGATATTAACTGAAGTTTCTCTGACAGTTCTTTGTCTGTTATGCCAATAACAACACGATCTCTGATGTGTTCATTTTTATCAGTAAAATTACAATGTTCTGCTATTTCATATAACCCTCTGACGAAAGTTTCAACTGACTCACCCGGGTTCTGTATTCTCTGGTGAAACTTTGCACGTTCATGGATAATGTTTTTCTTGGGCAcgaaatattcattaaatttttCATGTACCTTGTCATATTTCGCTCTATCACCCTCTACATCAAACTGCAATGACTTGAATATGTGCTCCGCTTCCTTTCCCATTGAGTAAATGAGGGCACTTATCTGAACTTCGTCGGTGTCTTTGTTTAGCTTCGACGCGATTCTGTAGCGCGCGAAACGCTCCTTCCAATCCTCCCATTCTGACGGATTGTTGAAATTCAACGGCTCTGGCGGCTTAAATCGTGACATCGTTGAAAGTTCATATAACGCGGTCTCCTCACCGTCGTTAATCAGTAGGTGCGAacacttctgacaccatgttTCAAGTCACTGGAGTGTACAACTCGGAGAGCTCTTCTCAATACAGTATGTTTATTTGGCAGCCATTATTACACCAGTAATCGTGACGTAATACACATCAGTACACAATATAGAATTATACTACTGGCTAATATAAGGGAGCTAACTCCAACAACCTTGTGACTAATCACTATACGTAACAGCCACCTCCCATTTCGGAATCAAATCTTATggacatgtagctttccaaaaatagtaaatttgaaaaaaatatgaaaactgctATAACTATTTATACACTAATACGGATCACTATACAACCGTTGTGCGGATCGACTAATAGTATCACGTTTAATTTCCGATTTTCGTTTAGAGGAACGCGTTTTGCGTCCTTCGTTTTGGGTTTATCGTTTGCATTTTCCTTCGTTTTCGGTTGGTTTTTCTTCTTCGCTTAGCGTGTTGTGTGCGTTTGGAGGGAATGTTACAAGCTTCAAATACTGCCATAATTCACGGCTCCGATGTGGTTTATGTCGATAACGTTGAGATATTATAAGATGTTTGACATGTCGAAATGGGAAACGTGCTCGAACACGAGACATCATGCCAACCTTGAATACTAATGATGGCACAGTCTTCGTTTCCCCAGTTATCGGGGTCGCCATCACGCCAGTCGGTGAATGACGCGGGGTCTCCATGTCCCCAAACCCATTCACCTTCCACATCCTTGTCGTTGGCTCCGATCCACACATACGTCAAACCTGCAAAAATAGTggtatgtataacataaatatatatcttgaatgtttatcaatatggagttataaaaattttgttttacaatcgTTGTAAAAGCGCTGATTCATGTCAAACGCTAACATTTGTAAAAGTGTATTTCCGATATTGAAAAACCGAAATGCACTAATTTATGTCAGTGCTAATAAATCATAACTTACAGTTTTTTTTGCAATCGATCTAAAATTGACCGAGCAAATTGAGTTTACACTATACTTTCTTACGTGTACAATATAACTAAACGATATGTCACTAGGATTAGCCTTTTAACTGGTATACACAGGTTCCGGAATATAaggttttaattataataaattaagTTGGTTTATCGCATTACAATCACGTCAGACCCCACTGGGTTCCGGATTAGACAAGAGTCGGATTCGACAAGctttaatgtatattatatcgGACAGTAATGTTATCTATTCTTAAGCTACACACACAATTCTCTATCGTTACAGACAAACACTCGCACATGAAATTTATTTCAGACgagtaaataatgttttaaatataatatcttcTGTAACATTTAAATAATAGCCCACACGAAATTAAGTCCATATTAAGCAGCCACTCTTTGTGTTCTTTCATTATACACTAATTGTTAATTCTTAGTAAACTTACCCCGTCTTGAAACTTCAGATCTGAGGAAGGAATTGACCTCTTCATTGTCAGCTCTGACAAGCTTTGCATTCATGCCTTCACAAAGCTCCTTTTGGGGAATTAAGTAATTTCGAAGGTTATTGGTACACGCATAATAATTAATTCGAAAAGCAGTAATAAACATAGATTGAATTAAATCATCCATTTACCTTAAAAGGTCTCGTACAACACATAAGGGTTAAAAACCAACAATGTTTGtcacaaaataaaattgcagTATTTTAATACATACTTGAACTACTTCTATGATTTTAATTGTGAAATGTAAACAGTttaaatatagcatataaaaatttaaaatcaatagaTTATCTTTTAATACAACAATTTCAAAGTATTCAAACCacttattttgttatatttcaatttttggtTTTAGAATGCAACTttcttatttgatttttttcaacacTTGTAAAGTAAACATTGTTAAGTGTTCTTttctttaatttattaattatttcattttctaagtatttatttttttattatacatcaTAACTGAATTGacttataatatatttttttttattcattatttattaggGTTTTTACTTTTGTTCAGTACTGGTAtcacacaaaataacaaaagacTTACGACATTTGCATCTAAAGATCTCGCACTATCAAAATAGAAGCATTTACGGTTGAAAGGCACCCACTCTTCAGACGGACATAAGTCTAGGATGAAGGATAAGAAGTTGTTATACACAAACAACGCTACACACAGACATTCTGATCTATCCAAGTACTTCCCTTCGTGACTTAAAAAGGTTTCTGGCGGTGGTAAGGCTTAATAATGACGAAACAGATTCCGTATTCAGTATTTGTGTTGCTTTACTTTTTAGTCTTTACCGGTGTTTATTAGTGTCTATCATGTTCTGTTTCGTCAATGTTAGAAAGAAACATGATTAGTATACTTTTAAATTTCCGGTTTTGATTATGTCCTCTATGCATTTCGTCTCATGAAAGTTTAATGCTCATAAAGCTAGGAATTCCCAAGAGTATGCAGGCATTAAGGAAATGACAACTATCGATGGATGGCAATTATAGTTTGAGTTCAAACAAGAAGTATTTTAGTGTTATTCAACCTCCCTCGGATATATGGATTGTATAACATATCTTTTTCTAGCAATATGAATATAGTTACCTATACCATGACAAGTGTGATCTCCAATCTTCATGTCTACACAAACTTCCTCATCTAAACAATTGTGTTGCATACAGCCAACATTCACCATCTGTAACTGCGACATATcacaatatataataatttagtaGAACTACATCAATCTTATTTGCTAAATTAAatacccccccccaaaaaattATCGCTAGGCATAAACTCGCGAAGCAAACATTTGCTTGTCTGATATAAATCATTACATGTGTATTAAATGTGATCTTATTTTGGGGTCGTGTAAGTTTAGAGAGCAGTAGTCTGAAATTGTTCCTAGTTACTAAAGCTAACGATCCCCAAAATATCGACCAGCACATGTTGTTCTCTCTATATTTCCGAAAAActaatttctttaaaacaataaacaagTAAGCGCGGTGATAAATTTCCACATTCCTAATATTTTCGATACAATAGCTATGGAGAAAGCATACCTCAATTCTATTTTAGCGCAGCATGTCTTACGGCGTGAAAAATACTCAAAATAACTACTGGTAATATAGGTACATGGAGAATTAAAAATCAAAGATAATTTAAGATCCAGCAAATGTTTTAAATAGGTTTTATCAGGTTCCGGAAGATAACACGAAACATAGTGTTGTAGTTCGTTTTATGTAACAAAAACTGTATTTAAAACATGCATCCAAATAGAAAACGTTCTAATCCAGTAGTTATTGAtacgtgtatattgttatattgtataattagtATAGTTAATATTTTTGACCATACAATGACACATTTTCTTGAATAATTAGAATTTGTCCAATGAAAAACGTCATAAAAGCAGTGATAATGCGGACTTACCTGTCGATTTTCTACATCTAATAATGACTTCATGTTTCCCTTTTCAGCAGATACCATCATCAGATCACAGGTAAGCTGCTCACGGTCGTGGTGTATTTTCTCACACAGTCGGTATCCATTACACATCCTCATATACTGTGCAACCCCAATGGTCTTCAGGTGAAGAAATGACTTGTAATATACATTGGAGTCCAGGTCGACATGCATATAACTGGTACAAAGGCTTATTGAGGTGGAGAGAAAGGGTGATTCAAAAAATATAACAAGAATTAGTAAACATCCGAACATGATAGTACTAGAATGTCAATTAACGAATACAATTTGAAATCCAAAGCTTAATGCTGAGTCCCTTCAAAGTCATGTACCATGTACCTTAAATATCTACAACCCTAGGTTGGCATATTTTAATTTACTTAGCAACTAATCAGCAAAACTTAATTAACCTCTCAATTACAAATGAATAATGAATTTACTCTCAATGTATGGAAGCAAATGGTaatttaattaacttttatAATCATATACGTAGTTgagtactttgagtactttaAAGGGGTTTGCCACACAATGGAAAGAAcgtaaatatgtacatatgatgTAAGTAATTAGTTAGTCAGGAAGACCGTTACAATGCATTTTCTCTCTCATTACATATTAGCAGACATTATGCTAGGATCACGAGATTGCTAGGGGTTAACTGAGGTCaaagaaaattcaaaaataaaatgtaacatCGAGTACGGATTTGAGAAAACATCATGCTCTCAGGCACATATAGTGACAGATTTTAAAGTCATAGCATTCAGAATGACGGAGGTATATGACATcaaaattagatatttttttgCAGGTAGACACTGGatctatattgtttatttatcaaacatATATTGTTTGTAACTTAGTGTGCAGAAGTTATGGATTTTCACGGTCATATAAAAGAGAATGGTGAAAATATACCACTTCGAATATAGCGATTTGTTCGTGTTCCGGATATTTTACCGTATTTTGTGACATTTCATCGCATCTATATCGTTTGATGTAACATACGGATGGACAGAAATGGTAGCCTCTGGAGATAGATTTTTATTTCGTTCGTTCGTTgttctttcttttttgtttgtttgttcttttCGTTCGCTGATTAGTACTTTCTTTCTATCGTGCACGTTCGATTTGATGCGAAGAAAAACGTATTAAAGCGATCGTCTGGTCGACAACGATACTTGATTGCTGGGTGGAAATCCTTTGTTTTTGTTAGCGATCAAATCTAGCTACATTTATTATTGATGATCCTTTAACGTATATCGATTTTTAATTCGCCAtggtaattgtaattaaatgtAATGATCACGATGCactgtacatatttttgtaggtggtattatgataataaaatcCTAGTTTATTGATCTGAGtcaaattcaacaaaaacaacaagcaattaattatttcagtctactagttatgtatcagttATACCAAGGTAGAACATCAACTTAATAACTGGCAAACTTATAACGAATTCAATTTCCCTATAGGGCTTCCTCCGGGGTTGTCTACGggctcgtgcaatataacactTGTTGGTTACCCCCAGCTCAGGttaaatattataacaatttttttcatgtgGATATAAATAATATGGATATTCAACCCGGGGTTtccaaaattttgtaaaacccgaggcttgtcgaGTGCTttacattttgtcattttgtgggtataatatccctattcttcatatccTTACATGAAAGAGAATGTTTCTCTTATACCTATacgttgttttataattttacatCTTCATGTGCTGATCTACAGAGGAGCACTTGGACAATAGTCTAAATTAAGCACTGGAGATGATAAAAGATGACATTATACCAATGTATGTTCACCACATTATCCGGTGGTATAACCTTAATATTTCGAAATAATCATCAATGTTATTACACAAAAATCTAGTGAATTTCTAGGAATTTTTGTGCATGATCTAAACTTCAAGTTCATGTTGCCTGCTTTAATCCTATTATACATATGCGTTGTCTTCACCGAACCCAACGCCCTAATatacagaaatacaaaaaagtcgtctttaaaatatttctttcaacGAGTAAACCGTATATTAGACAAGTTTTGATAGGAAAATTATGGCTTaatgaaatacagaaaaaataccTATAATCTCagattttcattgattttcattttcattttcatttaatcACAGCCAACAGGTTAAAAATGAATTTAGATTGATTTCGTATTGTTGAGGTGACAgtacacaaaatcaaaatttgttatACTGATGCACGAGGCATTTGGTAGATAAATAAGTATAAACTGACTTATAAACAAGCATGGAAAGCTTATGAATACACTCACTCAAAATGGCGTCAATATCATAGGCCAACTCCCAGATTGCAAAGTggaatgcatttttttaaattcatagtCGTGGCATTGTTAACTTTGGTACCTGATGCTCATTGTGTTAATTGGGCATTACCCAAACAGTCAACATGCCTTgacaaaaatgtaattaaaacaatttagtGGAACTATGGCTGTCCTACGATGCAATTTTTGTTAGTATTGTATGTATTAATAGACAAACAGAGACAAGCTagctaaaaacaaaacaaaatgtctaGTAGTTGTTCATGTATTTTAGCTATAAACGTTTTACATCGATTGTGCAACAGGTATCTTACTTATACAAATAACTTTCAATGACCCGGGTGAAAGATATAGTGCTCGGAAACATCCCACATGATCGGAATGTGACAATCGAGTATTTATTTAAATAGCACTTTGCACAAGTAATTATGAACAATTgatttcatacatgtacatatgactTATGTAAAAGTATGACAGTATTGACACCACTGGTTCCCATAACTTCAAATAAGCGAAGATCGCTGTCATCTACCAAAATACGGAACAAATATAGAGATGCATGCacgaaaagatttttttctctcataccttcATGTGTAATGCTGGCTGGTCTAGTGTAATACACTCATGTCTCGACTGAAGCTGTATCGCATGGCTAGACATGCAGTAAAGCTTCAGGACGTCACAAAATTACTATGTTCTTTTACTATGTAAAATTTGaacatacttttttttcaaagcAAGCCCGGGTttattttaaaagatacaaaaatgggatttgcgttgaaaatatcacgcaattggCATGTATGGAGATTTGACTTGTAATCGcattgtttttttctgattcatttcaaaatgacgGAAAATTAAAGTAGTAAAATAAAACGTCGAATATACGCACCCGGCCTAcaatacctttcggccgggtacgaaatggtgcCTATATGTCcaagtggagcactgcctcagaaaatcgCTCAAGCATAATTTGCTATCCGTTTTTGtatatttcaattgttttaagcgtatacatgcatatatatatatatatatcaatttttcaAACATAACGAcctttctttatatatattgtaccgATCACAAGACATCAATTTGTAGACCTGCCTTATAATTTTCCTTTGAAAGAACATTCAAGTTTCaatgtgaaaaaataaatcctctttgtaaattatatatcttatacaGTTAAGTTTTATTACCTAGTAGGTGAGTGATACGAAACAAGTATGATAAAATAGATACAGACGTTTGAATAATGGTTTCACCatcatttctttgctccatAAGCAGGAATAGGGACCAATTATAGCTCTAAAGACGCCACTATCATCTCTCTAAAGTCTTTGGAGGtgcaatattgcagctaaaattcttttgtgttaataaaaccCGTACTGTACAAAGCATTCATCACTTAAAAACCATAGATGTAACATATTATGCTGAAAACAACCATAATGACTGTTCATCCATGTCATTCTATCGTCAGATGTCATACCGGTAACAGGTAAAGcatacatatttttaattacatttgtatgagTTCAGTCGGTCATACCActtgaaacacatttttattaGCTTTTTTTTCACAGTATACAAAGACAAGTACAAAAGAAACATCTCTTTCACCCTCACTTTCACACTTGAAGTATTAAGTATATTTGGACGTCTTGGTAACcagaagaatttattttcatttttttttttttaaattacatttttgtaatgaaaatacTGGATTACATTTGTAGAGtaacaatacatttgtatatttttttaatatttacaaacacATATTATTAATCTTTAGCCATATTTGTTAACAAACCCCATTTAAGAATAAACACATTAAGTTTACTATTGTGCAAAGAGGAGAACCTTTCAGAATCAATTTGAATTTCACCAAATTTTAATGCATTTTagatgcaaatggatttggcatcaggcaaagcctatattagctaTATCCAAACAAATCCGATGTATGGTTCATTTATCAACTACAAAATATTGtaacatttaaattaatatCAGATCTCTAATGAATATTATTACCATTAACCTATCACCGtagaaaaaatctaaaaaaatcgtttaatttcatatatgtatTCTGATATACATTGCAATAATATGCATTCTTTTCTTCAAGTGGTCACTGCTGTattatagattttttatgttaaaatgcgagtggggAATATTGGGGTTGTGTAATTTGGTTCTGAGAGTTGATCCTGGTTCATTCGATAATGGACATccatattttatgtataaaaaGATCATATTCATCTGTTTCATTACCAAACCACAAGAACACATTtcaaatgatcgcgaaataggACAGAATTTAGATTGTTAGAagaatttctgagctggcacaaagtaatatctataaatcatCTTTAACTTGATTACATAAGTATAATACTAACACCGGTCTTACTTACATCAGAACAAgatccatttttgtttttcggATCAGAACAaaatccatttttgtttttcggatcagaaccatttttgtttttcgGATCAGAACAAgatccatttttgtttttcggATCAGAACAAgatccatttttgtttttcggATCAGAAGAAgatccatttttgtttttcggATCAGAACAAgatccatttttgtttttcggGCATATGCTTAACTGTATGgtttagaatttattttcttttgcttTAATTTATAGACAGCCTAATTCATTACAATCATACAAACAAAATGGCTTCCAAACAATCCTCAATGCCAGACCTCGGAGATGTTAACAACTACGTCGAGTATTTACAAAACGGACATTATCCGAATCAAGATCAATGGCATTAATGCATGTCGCAGACAACAGTCAAGATAACAATTATTCAAAATGTGTATCCATAtctgatattgaaatatatacctggtaataACATT of Argopecten irradians isolate NY chromosome 7, Ai_NY, whole genome shotgun sequence contains these proteins:
- the LOC138327245 gene encoding uncharacterized protein, whose translation is MCNGYRLCEKIHHDREQLTCDLMMVSAEKGNMKSLLDVENRQLQMVNVGCMQHNCLDEEVCVDMKIGDHTCHGIALPPPETFLSHEGKYLDRSECLCVALFVYNNFLSFILDLCPSEEWVPFNRKCFYFDSARSLDANVELCEGMNAKLVRADNEEVNSFLRSEVSRRGLTYVWIGANDKDVEGEWVWGHGDPASFTDWRDGDPDNWGNEDCAIISIQGWHDVSCSSTFPISTCQTSYNISTLST